One genomic region from Shewanella aestuarii encodes:
- the mnmC gene encoding FAD-dependent 5-carboxymethylaminomethyl-2-thiouridine(34) oxidoreductase MnmC, with amino-acid sequence MNRVQHYSHLLQSLLHNCNTENRLLHIGILGLDSADKIESLIIAFNQIQQSDTLYAQHRIHISLLAGLITKPHCISDLINITLNLTSTLDSDRHELVIAPIEGCQRINIFSNITLDCHFGEPIKQLTGIANHSHRVCHWFACSNTLQADTKDHFYTSAALWQMGRLSDDLTAISFAESQPEHIDNRIVNLVKHCGFHVASDTQPVMTKADEIACKERQALRNQQDHQYAYLGNYQSTPCLPPKDKETNNNNDCIGIIGGGIAAASLALSLAERGKNVVIYCKDSAIAQAASGNKQGAIYPLLTPENGPLSQFYQQAFLYSRQRVQLMEKNELRIGHRFCGVLHTGFDQRSQARLDKIIDGQEWPSEIGVKVSAKQASLIAGVEIPQDGFFYPMGGWICPFEMAQASIDYAMLIGHQHNCNINLKLNCRISQIHQTDTGWALSSVDPTGNTNIIAQHKQLIVASGAELTSYQQTAKIPLSGFRGQVSHVPATGELANLATVICANGYLTPANNNIHCVGASYVKNPSNMDFSLTEQLANGEKMKQSFPNAKWPTDIDVSSNDARVGIRMVSRDHFPVMGIAPDIDALLAKYQEQLQSKDKPSQWQKYWQHTPAANYDGLYLLGGFGSRGLSSAPLVAECLAANLCGEIAPINLPTQALLSGNRMWMRKLLKGKAL; translated from the coding sequence TTGAACAGAGTACAGCACTATTCTCATTTGTTACAGTCGTTATTGCATAATTGCAATACTGAAAATAGGTTACTGCATATTGGTATTTTAGGACTCGATAGTGCTGATAAAATCGAGTCACTCATTATCGCTTTTAATCAAATTCAACAATCCGATACCCTTTATGCTCAGCACCGAATACATATTAGCTTGCTTGCTGGACTAATAACTAAACCTCATTGTATTAGTGACTTAATTAACATCACATTAAATTTAACAAGCACACTTGATAGCGATAGGCATGAGTTAGTTATTGCACCGATTGAAGGCTGCCAACGGATTAATATTTTCAGCAATATCACCCTTGATTGTCACTTTGGCGAACCGATTAAACAGCTTACAGGCATTGCAAATCATTCCCATAGAGTGTGCCATTGGTTTGCTTGCTCAAATACGTTGCAAGCTGACACTAAGGATCACTTTTATACATCGGCAGCATTGTGGCAAATGGGCCGCTTAAGTGACGATTTAACGGCTATTTCTTTTGCAGAGTCCCAGCCAGAGCATATCGATAACCGTATTGTAAATTTAGTTAAGCATTGCGGCTTTCATGTTGCTAGCGACACCCAGCCAGTAATGACTAAAGCAGACGAGATTGCTTGCAAAGAAAGGCAAGCACTGAGAAATCAGCAAGACCATCAATATGCATATTTGGGGAATTATCAATCAACACCATGCTTGCCCCCAAAAGACAAGGAAACAAATAACAATAACGACTGCATAGGAATTATTGGCGGAGGCATCGCCGCAGCTTCATTAGCATTATCATTAGCTGAGCGAGGTAAGAATGTAGTCATTTACTGTAAAGATAGCGCTATTGCACAAGCAGCATCGGGCAATAAACAAGGTGCGATTTATCCTTTACTTACCCCTGAAAATGGTCCTTTGAGTCAATTCTATCAACAGGCGTTTTTGTATAGTCGTCAGCGTGTTCAGCTGATGGAGAAAAACGAGCTGCGTATTGGGCATCGCTTTTGTGGCGTATTACACACAGGATTTGACCAAAGAAGCCAAGCAAGGTTAGATAAAATCATTGATGGGCAAGAGTGGCCAAGTGAGATTGGAGTTAAAGTCTCTGCAAAACAAGCTAGTTTGATCGCAGGAGTTGAAATACCACAAGATGGTTTTTTCTACCCGATGGGAGGATGGATTTGTCCATTTGAAATGGCGCAGGCAAGTATTGATTATGCGATGCTGATTGGTCATCAGCACAATTGTAATATCAATTTAAAGCTCAATTGTCGCATCAGTCAAATTCACCAAACAGACACTGGTTGGGCACTTTCTTCAGTTGATCCAACAGGCAACACAAATATTATCGCCCAACATAAACAATTAATTGTTGCTAGTGGCGCTGAACTAACCTCTTATCAACAAACAGCTAAAATTCCTTTATCTGGCTTTAGGGGCCAGGTAAGCCATGTTCCAGCGACCGGTGAGTTGGCTAACTTAGCCACAGTGATTTGCGCTAATGGTTATTTAACTCCAGCAAATAACAATATCCATTGTGTCGGGGCAAGCTATGTTAAAAACCCATCAAATATGGATTTCAGCCTGACAGAGCAATTGGCCAATGGCGAAAAGATGAAGCAAAGTTTTCCCAATGCGAAATGGCCAACGGACATCGATGTGAGTAGCAATGATGCCAGAGTGGGGATACGAATGGTCAGCCGCGATCATTTTCCTGTCATGGGCATTGCCCCAGACATAGATGCATTATTAGCGAAATATCAAGAACAACTGCAATCCAAAGATAAACCAAGCCAATGGCAAAAATACTGGCAACACACACCTGCCGCTAATTATGATGGTTTATATCTTTTAGGCGGATTCGGTTCACGTGGATTAAGTTCAGCCCCACTTGTTGCTGAATGTTTGGCCGCCAACTTATGCGGCGAGATCGCACCAATAAACTTACCAACTCAAGCTTTACTTAGCGGCAATAGAATGTGGATGAGAAAGTTATTGAAAGGAAAAGCGCTGTAA
- the fabB gene encoding beta-ketoacyl-ACP synthase I, with protein sequence MKRVVITGLGVVSSIGNNKQEVIDSLKAGRSGITHSDQFEEMQLRSHVWGDIKMNPAEHIDRKAMRFMGDAAAYAYIAMQEAIEDAQLTEEQYSNFRTGLVVGTGGASSANQVQAADTLRAKGVKRVGPYIVPRIMASTASACLATPFKIKGVNYSISSACATSAHCIGHAAELIQMGKQDMVFAGGAEELDWTLTMGFDAMGALSTKYNDTPEKASRTYDADRDGFVISGGGGIVVVEELEHALARGAKIYAEIIGYGASSDGYDMVAPSGEGAVRCMQMALADVDTPIDYINTHGTSTPVGDMRELEALREVFNGNVPPLASTKSLTGHALGAAGVHEAIYSMLMMENNFIAPSINIDNLDEKAQGMPVVREMRETELTTIMSNSFGFGGTNATLVMRKYK encoded by the coding sequence ATGAAGAGAGTCGTGATCACCGGTCTAGGTGTTGTTTCAAGTATCGGTAACAATAAGCAAGAAGTGATAGATTCACTCAAAGCTGGTCGTAGTGGTATTACTCACTCAGATCAATTTGAAGAAATGCAATTGCGTAGTCATGTATGGGGTGATATTAAAATGAACCCTGCAGAACACATTGATCGTAAAGCCATGCGTTTTATGGGCGATGCTGCGGCATATGCTTACATCGCTATGCAAGAAGCGATAGAAGATGCACAACTTACAGAAGAGCAATATTCTAATTTTCGTACAGGTTTAGTTGTGGGTACCGGTGGTGCATCATCTGCAAACCAAGTGCAAGCTGCAGATACCCTTCGTGCTAAAGGCGTAAAACGTGTCGGGCCATACATTGTGCCACGTATTATGGCAAGTACCGCCAGTGCATGTTTAGCAACCCCATTCAAAATTAAAGGTGTTAACTATTCAATTAGTTCTGCTTGTGCAACTTCAGCCCATTGTATAGGCCATGCTGCGGAGCTTATTCAAATGGGTAAGCAAGATATGGTATTTGCCGGTGGCGCTGAAGAGTTAGATTGGACTCTTACCATGGGCTTTGATGCTATGGGGGCTTTGTCGACTAAATATAATGATACTCCAGAAAAAGCTTCGCGTACGTATGATGCAGACCGTGATGGTTTTGTCATCTCTGGCGGCGGCGGTATTGTTGTGGTTGAAGAGTTAGAGCATGCTTTAGCGCGTGGTGCAAAAATTTATGCTGAAATTATAGGTTATGGTGCATCATCAGATGGCTATGACATGGTTGCTCCATCAGGCGAAGGTGCTGTGCGTTGTATGCAAATGGCACTTGCTGATGTAGATACCCCAATTGATTATATTAATACTCATGGTACTTCTACGCCTGTTGGTGATATGCGTGAACTTGAAGCCTTGCGTGAAGTATTTAACGGTAATGTACCACCATTAGCATCGACTAAATCGTTAACGGGTCATGCATTAGGTGCTGCCGGTGTTCATGAAGCCATTTACAGCATGTTGATGATGGAAAATAACTTTATCGCGCCTAGCATTAACATCGATAACTTGGATGAAAAAGCACAAGGAATGCCTGTTGTACGTGAAATGCGTGAAACAGAGTTAACTACCATTATGAGTAATAGCTTCGGTTTTGGTGGCACTAATGCAACCCTAGTTATGCGTAAATATAAGTAG
- a CDS encoding IS4 family transposase, whose protein sequence is MIDKHEQWAEQQFGQVNLGDPRRTSRLVKLASTLAANPGKPIVNISQSPADMEGAYRFIRNENIEASTIAEAGFKATATGAQQHNLLLALEDTTNIVYSHRSIREELGHINQGNRHRGLLAHSIVLFAPESSEVVGLIEQQRWTRDINTRGKRRTKTPVPYSEKESYKWERASRNMVKRLGDNLDKVISVCDREADIYDYLQYKLNNQQRFVVRSMMSRHIEEGEHKLFHYASELTSAGQKRIHIAQKAGRKARTATLDITFSAVTLKVPSNKKGGSLPVYYVGCEERGNSDSNLNWHLITNEPIHTKEDALNIVSHYEHRWLVEEYHKVWKTDGTDIESSRLQSLSNVERLVTINAFIATRILQLKFAHSHATNVSCEQVLTPKTWKLLWLKQIKTPLPDSPPNMHWAYAELAKLGGWKDTKRTGRASVKVLWQGWFKLQTILEGYELAKSLESNL, encoded by the coding sequence ATGATTGATAAACACGAACAGTGGGCAGAGCAACAGTTTGGTCAAGTAAATTTAGGTGATCCCAGAAGAACCTCACGTTTGGTAAAGTTAGCGTCAACCTTAGCTGCTAACCCAGGAAAACCAATTGTGAATATTAGTCAGTCACCTGCCGATATGGAAGGAGCCTATCGGTTCATTCGTAATGAAAATATAGAAGCATCCACCATTGCAGAAGCGGGATTTAAGGCCACCGCAACAGGCGCGCAACAGCACAATCTGTTACTTGCTTTAGAAGATACCACGAATATCGTTTATAGCCATCGCTCTATTCGTGAGGAATTGGGCCATATTAACCAAGGCAACCGTCATCGTGGTTTGCTTGCTCACAGTATCGTCTTATTTGCACCAGAATCATCTGAAGTCGTTGGTCTTATTGAGCAGCAGCGATGGACACGAGATATAAATACACGAGGCAAACGACGAACTAAGACACCAGTACCTTATTCGGAAAAAGAGAGCTATAAGTGGGAGCGAGCTTCTCGCAACATGGTTAAACGGCTGGGAGATAACCTTGATAAGGTGATATCCGTTTGTGATCGTGAGGCCGACATCTATGATTATTTGCAGTATAAGCTGAACAATCAGCAGCGTTTTGTTGTCCGTTCGATGATGAGTAGACATATAGAAGAAGGTGAGCACAAACTATTTCACTATGCTTCTGAATTAACCAGTGCGGGTCAAAAGAGAATTCATATAGCTCAAAAAGCAGGACGAAAAGCCCGCACAGCAACGTTAGACATTACCTTCTCTGCGGTGACACTTAAAGTACCCTCGAATAAGAAAGGTGGATCATTGCCTGTTTATTATGTGGGTTGCGAGGAAAGAGGTAACTCAGACAGTAACCTAAACTGGCATTTAATCACCAACGAGCCAATACATACAAAAGAAGACGCCCTCAATATTGTCAGTCACTATGAACATCGCTGGCTCGTTGAGGAGTACCACAAAGTCTGGAAAACAGATGGCACCGACATCGAAAGCTCAAGACTGCAAAGTTTAAGTAATGTAGAAAGATTGGTGACTATAAACGCTTTTATAGCCACTCGAATTCTGCAACTAAAATTCGCTCATAGCCATGCAACAAACGTAAGTTGCGAGCAGGTTTTAACACCGAAAACGTGGAAATTACTGTGGCTTAAACAAATAAAAACGCCACTTCCTGACTCCCCACCAAATATGCACTGGGCTTATGCAGAGTTAGCGAAACTAGGAGGTTGGAAAGATACAAAACGCACGGGGCGTGCGTCTGTAAAGGTATTATGGCAAGGATGGTTTAAGTTACAAACCATCCTTGAGGGCTACGAGTTAGCTAAGTCTCTTGAGTCAAACTTGTGA
- a CDS encoding Yip1 family protein: MILNHLMGLYTHPKQEWQTIEKNHESLKSSLSHVLLIALIPAVCAYFATAHIGWHPGAGDPLFLTSQSAMFMSVGMYFGLIGGVLALAYLAYWMGKTFDANPTYTQALELAAYTATPLFMVGISALYPVLWFMMVVGLVGLAYSVYLLYAGVPIIMNIPEEKGFIYASSVVTAGLVLLVALMASSVILWSIGFGPMLQ; encoded by the coding sequence ATGATACTAAATCACTTAATGGGACTTTACACTCATCCAAAACAAGAGTGGCAAACAATTGAAAAAAATCATGAGTCGTTAAAAAGCAGCTTAAGTCATGTTCTGCTTATTGCGCTCATCCCCGCAGTATGTGCGTACTTCGCAACAGCTCATATCGGTTGGCATCCAGGTGCCGGCGACCCGCTTTTCCTGACTAGTCAAAGCGCTATGTTTATGTCTGTTGGCATGTATTTTGGCTTAATCGGCGGTGTTTTAGCGCTAGCATATTTAGCTTATTGGATGGGGAAAACATTCGATGCTAACCCGACTTACACTCAGGCATTAGAGTTAGCTGCTTACACTGCCACCCCATTATTTATGGTCGGTATTTCAGCACTTTACCCTGTTTTGTGGTTTATGATGGTCGTTGGCCTAGTGGGTTTAGCATATTCAGTATATTTATTATATGCAGGTGTGCCTATCATTATGAACATACCTGAAGAAAAGGGATTCATTTACGCAAGCTCAGTCGTGACTGCTGGTTTAGTCTTATTAGTCGCATTAATGGCTTCAAGTGTCATTTTATGGAGCATAGGTTTTGGTCCAATGCTTCAATAG
- the miaE gene encoding tRNA isopentenyl-2-thiomethyl-A-37 hydroxylase MiaE yields the protein MYQDLLAPINSFLACPTPQQWINQAKEPGNLEVLLRDHLLCELKAAQSAIFLLKRYVLTKDEAKQLTNLTEPYEQFAYKNSGDLSSLKGKSQLSKSLESKPDCPYGQDMIDKMVLLIKEELHHFYQVLEIMVNNNIEYRPINASRYAKGMMKHAKNHEPDTLIDKLIIGAFIEARSCERFANLAPHLAPEIGKFYISLLRSESRHYQDYLALAQQIADYDITNRVAFFASIEAELITTTDTELRFHSGIPTSIGY from the coding sequence ATGTATCAAGACTTATTAGCCCCTATTAATTCTTTTTTAGCCTGTCCCACACCACAGCAATGGATCAATCAAGCCAAAGAACCGGGTAATTTAGAGGTGCTTTTACGCGATCACCTTCTATGTGAATTGAAAGCAGCCCAAAGTGCGATATTCCTTCTTAAACGTTATGTGCTAACCAAAGATGAAGCGAAACAATTAACAAATCTCACAGAACCTTATGAACAATTTGCTTATAAAAATAGTGGGGATTTATCCTCATTAAAAGGGAAAAGTCAGTTATCTAAATCGCTAGAATCAAAACCTGATTGCCCTTATGGCCAAGACATGATTGATAAAATGGTGCTGTTAATCAAAGAAGAATTGCACCATTTTTATCAAGTACTCGAAATAATGGTTAACAATAACATCGAATATCGTCCTATTAATGCTAGCCGTTACGCTAAGGGAATGATGAAACATGCCAAAAACCATGAGCCTGATACATTAATTGATAAATTAATTATTGGCGCTTTTATAGAAGCAAGATCATGTGAACGATTCGCAAACCTCGCTCCACATCTTGCCCCTGAAATCGGTAAATTTTATATCTCATTGCTACGCTCTGAATCAAGACATTATCAAGATTACCTCGCTCTAGCTCAACAAATAGCTGATTATGATATTACCAATCGGGTGGCATTTTTTGCCTCTATCGAGGCGGAATTAATCACAACGACAGACACCGAATTAAGGTTTCATAGTGGTATACCAACAAGCATAGGATACTAA
- a CDS encoding UDP-2,3-diacylglucosamine diphosphatase → MRTAFVGDLHLSADRPDITHAFIDFLATGLENVEALYIIGDLFEVWMGDDIAEPFTVKIAQAIASAAQHIPIYFTQGNRDFLVGKDFCQQASMTLLPDIYITTLYGKKTVILHGDSLCTLDIGYQRFRRFRSIGFVRWIYANLPQQTRLNIASKIRRKSQQGNKNKTYEIMDVEPNAVLSLLAKTNCQSMIHGHTHRPAIHDIPLGMHRVVVGDWYTQGSVLFVDTNGYELQKLPFKNSVG, encoded by the coding sequence ATGCGCACTGCTTTTGTGGGCGATTTGCACTTAAGTGCAGACCGCCCCGATATCACTCACGCCTTTATTGATTTTCTAGCCACTGGTTTAGAAAATGTTGAAGCGCTTTATATTATCGGTGACTTATTTGAAGTATGGATGGGTGACGATATTGCTGAGCCTTTTACAGTAAAAATTGCCCAAGCGATTGCTAGTGCAGCTCAACACATTCCGATTTATTTCACTCAAGGTAATCGAGACTTTCTGGTTGGCAAAGACTTTTGTCAACAGGCAAGCATGACCTTATTGCCTGATATTTACATCACCACCTTGTATGGTAAAAAAACAGTCATATTACATGGTGACAGTTTGTGTACCCTAGATATTGGTTATCAGCGATTTAGACGTTTTAGAAGCATTGGCTTTGTGCGATGGATATATGCAAATTTGCCGCAACAAACTCGATTGAACATTGCCAGTAAAATCCGTCGAAAAAGCCAACAAGGTAATAAAAACAAAACCTATGAAATCATGGATGTTGAGCCCAATGCAGTGCTGTCATTACTTGCAAAAACAAATTGCCAAAGCATGATCCATGGCCACACTCACCGCCCTGCGATTCATGATATTCCTCTAGGAATGCACCGCGTAGTGGTTGGCGATTGGTACACTCAAGGCAGCGTGTTATTTGTTGATACCAATGGATATGAATTACAAAAATTACCATTTAAAAATTCGGTAGGTTAA
- a CDS encoding peptidylprolyl isomerase, translated as MITLHTNLGDITLQLNEEKAPLTSANFLQYVQDGFYDGTIFHRVIDGFMIQGGGFTEDMGQKRVNAAIKNEANNGLSNRKGSIAMARTSDPHSATAQFFINVNDNTFLDFKSETTQGWGYCVFGEVVEGLDIVDKIKAVATGNRGMHQDVPLEAVVIQSVSVN; from the coding sequence ATGATTACTTTACATACCAATTTGGGTGACATTACTTTACAACTTAACGAAGAAAAAGCACCGTTGACATCAGCTAATTTCTTACAATACGTACAAGATGGCTTTTACGATGGCACTATTTTCCATCGTGTTATTGATGGTTTTATGATCCAAGGTGGTGGTTTTACTGAGGATATGGGACAAAAACGCGTTAATGCTGCAATAAAAAATGAAGCCAACAATGGCTTATCAAACCGTAAAGGCAGCATTGCAATGGCACGTACATCAGATCCTCATTCAGCTACAGCTCAGTTTTTTATTAATGTGAATGACAACACCTTCCTTGATTTTAAATCAGAGACAACCCAAGGCTGGGGCTACTGTGTATTTGGTGAAGTTGTTGAAGGTTTAGACATTGTTGATAAGATCAAAGCGGTTGCTACAGGAAATCGTGGCATGCATCAAGATGTGCCATTAGAAGCCGTTGTTATTCAAAGCGTATCTGTTAATTAA
- the cysS gene encoding cysteine--tRNA ligase, which produces MLKIYNSLSREKQEFKPINPGKIGMYVCGVTIYDLCHIGHGRTFVSFDMIVRYLRYVGYEVNFQRNITDVDDKIIKRAAENNESCDALTERLTAEMHKDFDALNMLRPDFEPKATLHIPEIIDMVQRLLDRGHAYVAADGDVLFSVASYKDYGRLSGQNLDQLQAGARVEVDENKQNPMDFVLWKMSKPGEPTWESPWGAGRPGWHIECSAMNGKHLGVHFDIHGGGSDLQFPHHENEIAQSCCAHDTPYVNYWMHSGMVMVDREKMSKSLGNFFTIRDVLEHYDPETVRYFLLSGHYRSQLNYSEDNLKQARAGLERLYTSLKDLDLTVEPAEAEQYIAKFKVAMDDDFNTPEAYSVLFDIVREINRLKLTDMAAASALGVSLKQLASVLGLLSQTTEAFFKGEGSDDEVAEIEALIVERNRARSEKDWPAADVARDRLNELGVILEDGPSGTTWRKK; this is translated from the coding sequence ATGTTAAAGATTTACAATAGTCTAAGCCGTGAGAAACAAGAGTTTAAACCGATTAACCCAGGTAAAATTGGGATGTATGTTTGTGGCGTAACTATTTACGATTTATGTCACATCGGTCATGGTCGTACTTTTGTATCGTTTGACATGATAGTCCGCTATTTACGCTACGTCGGTTACGAAGTGAATTTTCAACGTAATATTACCGATGTGGATGACAAAATCATCAAACGTGCCGCTGAAAACAACGAATCTTGTGATGCGTTAACTGAGCGTTTAACGGCTGAAATGCACAAAGACTTTGACGCATTAAATATGTTGCGTCCAGATTTTGAGCCTAAAGCTACCCTTCACATTCCTGAAATCATTGACATGGTTCAGCGCTTACTTGACCGTGGTCATGCCTATGTTGCAGCTGACGGTGACGTTTTATTTAGCGTGGCATCTTATAAAGATTATGGTCGCTTATCGGGACAAAATCTTGATCAATTACAAGCGGGTGCACGTGTTGAGGTTGATGAAAACAAGCAAAACCCAATGGACTTTGTACTATGGAAAATGTCTAAGCCGGGCGAGCCAACTTGGGAATCGCCATGGGGCGCAGGACGCCCAGGCTGGCACATTGAATGTTCAGCTATGAATGGCAAACATTTAGGCGTGCATTTTGATATTCATGGTGGCGGCTCTGATCTGCAATTCCCTCATCATGAAAATGAAATTGCTCAGTCATGCTGTGCTCACGATACTCCGTATGTAAATTACTGGATGCATTCTGGTATGGTGATGGTTGATCGGGAAAAAATGTCCAAATCATTGGGCAACTTCTTTACCATTCGTGATGTGCTTGAACATTATGACCCTGAAACTGTGCGTTATTTCTTATTATCTGGGCATTATCGTAGTCAGTTAAATTATTCTGAAGACAATCTAAAACAAGCTCGAGCTGGCCTTGAGCGTCTTTACACATCGTTAAAAGATCTTGATTTGACCGTTGAGCCTGCTGAGGCCGAACAGTATATAGCCAAGTTTAAAGTGGCGATGGACGATGACTTTAATACCCCAGAAGCTTATTCGGTATTATTTGATATAGTGCGTGAGATTAACCGTCTAAAATTAACCGATATGGCTGCGGCATCTGCACTTGGTGTCAGCCTTAAACAACTAGCGTCGGTATTGGGTTTACTAAGCCAAACGACAGAAGCCTTTTTTAAAGGAGAGGGCTCGGATGATGAAGTGGCTGAGATTGAAGCGTTAATTGTTGAGCGTAATCGTGCAAGATCAGAAAAAGATTGGCCAGCAGCCGATGTTGCTCGTGATCGTTTAAACGAGCTAGGGGTGATTTTAGAAGATGGTCCTAGCGGGACCACTTGGCGCAAAAAGTAA
- the folD gene encoding bifunctional methylenetetrahydrofolate dehydrogenase/methenyltetrahydrofolate cyclohydrolase FolD: MTAQIIDGKAIAQSIRSTLKQKVALRKEAGQRVPGLAVILVGSDPASQVYVGSKRRACEEVGFESQSFDLDTSTSEADLLALIDKCNNDPTIDGILVQLPLPDHIEDSKVIERIRPDKDVDGFHPYNVGRLAQRIPVLRSCTPMGIMTLIKSTGIDTYGLDAVVIGASNIVGRPMTLELLLAGCTTTTCHRFTKNLEQKVRQADLVVVAVGKPGFIPGEWIKPGAIVIDVGINRIDNGSLVGDVQYDVAANNAAFITPVPGGVGPMTIASLLENTLYACEQYHS, from the coding sequence ATGACTGCTCAAATTATTGACGGTAAAGCCATTGCACAATCTATTCGCAGCACACTCAAACAAAAAGTCGCTCTTCGTAAAGAAGCCGGACAGCGGGTTCCGGGACTTGCCGTTATTTTAGTGGGTAGTGATCCCGCCTCTCAAGTGTATGTGGGCAGTAAGCGCCGAGCATGTGAAGAAGTCGGTTTTGAGTCTCAGTCATTTGATCTTGATACTTCAACGTCAGAAGCCGATTTATTAGCATTAATTGACAAATGCAATAATGACCCAACAATTGATGGCATTTTAGTGCAACTTCCATTACCGGATCATATTGAAGACTCTAAAGTGATTGAGCGTATTCGCCCAGACAAGGACGTAGATGGTTTTCATCCATACAACGTTGGCCGTCTAGCACAGCGTATCCCTGTACTACGTTCTTGCACGCCAATGGGTATCATGACGTTGATTAAATCAACCGGAATTGATACCTATGGCCTTGATGCTGTTGTTATTGGTGCATCAAATATTGTTGGCCGCCCAATGACCTTAGAGTTACTTTTAGCAGGTTGTACCACAACAACCTGTCACCGCTTTACCAAAAACTTGGAACAAAAAGTCCGTCAAGCTGATTTAGTGGTTGTGGCGGTAGGTAAGCCGGGCTTTATACCAGGAGAATGGATTAAGCCAGGGGCTATTGTTATTGATGTGGGTATTAATCGTATAGACAATGGCTCACTAGTTGGCGATGTGCAGTATGACGTTGCCGCAAACAACGCTGCCTTTATCACACCCGTTCCTGGTGGTGTGGGGCCAATGACGATTGCTAGCTTATTAGAAAATACTTTATATGCTTGTGAGCAATATCACAGCTAA